A single window of Coffea eugenioides isolate CCC68of chromosome 7, Ceug_1.0, whole genome shotgun sequence DNA harbors:
- the LOC113777570 gene encoding putative late blight resistance protein homolog R1A-3, with translation MSQGLGRGIICFRIQDVTIRMVHDLQSAYLLYNHSDESDFDILESALTRSRENIMLLLEADIKKSCTIIFFDYYSPGDPRLVMDLIVSFLETMEDPLEVHFNHKREKLMDTIRQKLMLLRNLIGIATMRGVESMQLTDLLTHVAIVVAHLISICRFDGLDEQVFNQMESEISRLIHEKINPLDAQVRETYIHVMTASKKQSRSSYALALEENEHPVLVEFVNSLLYYLMDLLESCGSFQVPVKDQMLKLHRGVRCLRFLLKQELKLGDEINDLTGVMVCDAGILIFSLSINEIKEGLPEETDLGLFHFHKVLKYMMAEAAHNYPLTSPYSSSNYPRSNELGCMDFFLENLKELARCDEADDSIVSLLDRIQMVEKDLIFLRSFLENVKEQSDQNGKLQALRSQVMEAAYKAELLIYSTLVGDKCEHSLDAVARDINLLKIEALEIHNGQTQRVNNTSSHIPSQHTAAIHNEDLVGLDDALQAITHRLTRGSRQLDVVPIVGMPGLGKTTLANKVYNSPSVRSHFHVRGWCCVSQTFSTHSLLTQLLCSISSESPDKYLKMDANDLAMKLRQVLLRTRYLLVLDDLWDVETWNLLKISLPNDGNGSRILLTSRLHSLSLQIKPDNERYHLRQLNDVESWTLLQKKLFDKEGCPPTLSEVGSQIAKCCGGLPLTIVLVAGILATITQDSWEEVAESLSSTVLYDEYCMKILELSYRHLPEYLKACLLYFSAFQEDEVINVQRLLWLWISEGFVQQTEGKSLEEVAYDCLLALINRSLVMVTKKRTTNGAKTCQLHDVVHEFCVKKAKEESFLHIIHSWKDPFSLTGPSYHHRVCVHYTSELKIWELMLIFPNLHSLFLFGPYHHVPKEENLGILFPKLLRVLDLGDLNFRGSFPMAVLLLVRLRYLALSGITSIPSAIANLSRLEALIVEKTSTDIVLPNTIWNIKTLSYLRTTKGAIVGFIFPITNLEVSPDLDHLETLSLAIDPSSQSLQKILTKLPSIRRLKCKRSYGLGEATRNCDKILVFDCLNQLQSLRLTAFDGYGFKFPLNLKKLTLKWNRQPWSEISTIGKLPNLEVLKLLKESFVGEEWVMEEGEFPSLRVLELSMLDVRNWSASSDNFSRLEKLCVHSCMYLEEVPSCLGECETLEMIEVKGCRESVADSVKQILQEQMDMGNEVLKTVIEDFGYTFASPEVESIPSVAESIPSVAESNFSEEESNASEQESISSHHA, from the coding sequence ATGTCTCAAGGTTTGGGACGTGGCATTATTTGCTTCAGAATTCAAGATGTGACTATCAGGATGGTTCATGATCTTCAGTCTGCTTATCTTCTATACAACCATTCCGATGAGTCAGATTTTGACATCCTAGAAAGTGCGCTAACTAGATCCCGGGAAAATATCATGTTGCTTCTTGAGGCAGATATCAAGAAATCATGCACCATCATCTTCTTCGACTATTACTCACCGGGAGATCCACGACTAGTTATGGATCTTATTGTGTCCTTTTTAGAGACTATGGAGGATCCTCTGGAGGTTCATTTCAATCATAAACGGGAGAAGCTAATGGATACCATTAGACAGAAGCTAATGCTCTTAAGGAATCTCATTGGCATTGCGACAATGCGAGGTGTCGAGTCTATGCAATTGACAGATCTCTTGACTCATGTTGCAATTGTGGTTGCACACTTGATTTCTATATGTCGGTTTGACGGACTTGATGAACAAGTGTTCAATCAAATGGAATCTGAAATTTCTCGGCTGATACACGAGAAGATAAATCCTCTTGATGCTCAAGTCCGAGAAACTTACATACATGTCATGACGGCTTCAAAGAAACAATCAAGATCATCATATGCTTTAGCCCTTGAGGAGAATGAGCATCCAGTGCTAGTCGAATTTGTTAATTCTCTCCTATATTATCTTATGGATCTTCTAGAATCTTGTGGAAGTTTTCAGGTTCCAGTGAAGGATCAGATGCTAAAACTCCATCGGGGAGTAAGGTGCCTGAGATTCCTTCTTAAACAAGAGTTGAAACTAGGCGATGAAATAAACGATCTTACTGGAGTTATGGTCTGTGATGCAGGAATTCTGatcttctctctctctatcaATGAAATCAAAGAAGGCTTGCCCGAGGAAACAGATCTTGGGCTGTTTCATTTTCACAAAGTTCTCAAGTATATGATGGCAGAAGCTGCACACAATTATCCACTTACATCACCATATTCATCATCTAATTATCCTAGATCCAATGAGTTGGGCTGTATGGATTTTTTCCTAGAAAATCTCAAGGAACTAGCAAGGTGTGATGAGGCTGATGATTCAATTGTTTCCCTATTGGATCGAATCCAAATGGTCGAGAAAGATCTCATATTCTTAAGGTCTTTCCTAGAGAACGTCAAGGAGCAGAGCGatcaaaatggaaaacttcaagCTTTAAGGAGTCAAGTTATGGAGGCTGCATACAAGGCAGAGTTACTGATTTACTCAACACTTGTTGGTGATAAATGTGAACATTCTTTGGATGCTGTTGCTAGAGATATCAATCTTCTGAAGATTGAGGCCCTAGAGATCCATAATGGTCAAACCCAGAGAGTTAACAACACTTCCAGTCACATACCATCACAACATACTGCGGCCATACACAATGAAGATCTGGTGGGTCTTGATGATGCATTGCAAGCTATCACACATCGGCTTACGAGAGGATCAAGGCAATTGGATGTTGTTCCCATCGTGGGTATGCCAGGGCTTGGTAAGACCACATTAGCCAATAAAGTTTATAATTCTCCTTCAGTTAGGTCACATTTCCATGTTCGTGGCTGGTGTTGTGTTTCTCAAACATTTAGTACGCACAGTTTGTTAACTCAGCTTTTGTGCAGTATTTCTTCTGAGAGTCCTGACAAATATCTTAAGATGGATGCAAATGATTTGGCTATGAAGCTAAGGCAGGTTTTGCTGAGAACCAGGTATCTCCTGGTTTTGGATGACTTGTGGGACGTTGAGACATGGAATTTGTTGAAAATATCATTGCCCAATGATGGCAATGGAAGTAGGATTCTCTTAACCAGCAGGTTGCACAGTTTGTCTTTGCAAATCAAACCTGATAACGAGCGCTACCATCTCCGCCAACTTAATGACGTAGAGAGTTGGACTTTGCTGCAAAAAAAGCTATTTGACAAAGAAGGTTGTCCTCCAACACTAAGTGAAGTTGGATCTCAAATAGCGAAATGTTGTGGGGGCTTACCCCTCACAATTGTCCTTGTTGCTGGAATTCTTGCTACTATTACACAAGATAGCTGGGAAGAAGTTGCTGAAAGTCTTAGTTCTACTGTCCTTTACGATGAATATTGCATGAAGATACTTGAGCTGAGCTATAGACATTTGCCAGAGTATTTGAAAGCATGCCTTCTATACTTTAGTGCATTTCAAGAAGATGAGGTCATTAATGTCCAAAGGTTGCTGTGGCTTTGGATCTCTGAAGGATTCGTGCAACAGACTGAAGGAAAGAGCTTAGAGGAAGTAGCTTACGACTGCTTGTTGGCTCTAATTAATAGAAGTTTAGTTATGGTTACCAAAAAAAGAACTACGAATGGTGCCAAGACCTGCCAACTTCATGATGTGGTACACGAGTTTTGTGTGAAAAAAGCCAAAGAAGAAAGTTTTCTGCATATTATTCATAGTTGGAAAGACCCTTTTAGTCTTACTGGACCAAGCTACCACCACCGAGTTTGTGTTCACTATACCAGTGAATTGAAGATTTGGGAGTTAATGCTAATTTTTCCCAATTTACACAGTTTGTTCTTGTTTGGACCCTATCATCATGTACCTAAAGAGGAGAATTTGGGGATTTTGTTTCCTAAACTTCTTAGAGTGTTAGATTTGGGGGATCTGAACTTTCGTGGATCATTTCCAATGGCAGTACTGTTGCTTGTTCGTTTGAGATACCTGGCACTCAGTGGAATAACATCCATCCCATCTGCGATAGCCAACCTCTCAAGGTTAGAAGCTCTTATTGTAGAAAAGACGTCCACTGATATTGTGCTGCCGAATACTATTTGGAACATTAAGACATTGAGTTATCTGCGTACCACTAAAGGTGCAATTGTGggttttatttttccaattacAAACCTTGAAGTATCCCCAGATTTGGATCATTTAGAGACTTTAAGCCTTGCAATTGATCCCTCCTCTCAAAGCTTGCAAAAGATACTAACAAAGTTACCAAGCATCCGCAGGCTAAAGTGTAAGAGATCCTACGGATTAGGAGAAGCTACCAGAAATTGCGACAAGATTCTTGTGTTTGACTGTTTGAATCAACTGCAATCACTTCGTTTGACTGCTTTTGATGGATATGGATTTAAATTTCCattgaatttgaagaagttgaCTCTCAAATGGAATAGACAGCCATGGAGTgaaatttcaacaattggaaagCTGCCCAATCTTGAAGTGCTTAAATTACTCAAGGAATCCTTTGTTGGGGAAGAATGGGTAATGGAAGAAGGGGAGTTCCCTAGCCTCCGAGTATTGGAATTATCGATGTTGGACGTTCGCAACTGGAGCGCATCTTCTGATAATTTTTCCCGTCTTGAGAAATTGTGCGTGCACTCGTGTATGTACCTGGAGGAGGTCCCTTCTTGTTTAGGGGAATGTGAGACTCttgaaatgattgaggtgaAAGGGTGCCGCGAGTCTGTTGCAGATTCTGTAAAGCAAATTCTGCAAGAACAGATGGATATGGGAAATGAGGTTCTCAAGACAGTAATTGAAGATTTTGGTTATACATTTGCTTCCCCAGAAGTAGAGTCAATTCCCTCGGTAGCAGAGTCAATTCCCTCGGTAGCAGAGTCAAATTTCTCAGAAGAAGAGTCAAATGCCTCAGAACAGGAGTCTATTTCCTCTCATCACGCCTGA